From one Magnetofaba australis IT-1 genomic stretch:
- a CDS encoding CDP-alcohol phosphatidyltransferase family protein — translation MAGPVILNVPNTLSFLRIFSAPLFIWLLLNDWMNAALWLFLVAGVTDAVDGFIAKRFGLQTELGAYLDPLADKLLLLSGFITLSVIDVMPLWMTLLVVTRDLVIVGGALVYQLATGALRMEPLIISKLNTVAQITLLVAVLAEQAFGAFEWLFTPLLIFAALTTAASGLAYTIEWTRRATSSDPGGAP, via the coding sequence ATGGCGGGTCCAGTTATTCTGAATGTGCCCAATACCCTGTCGTTTTTGCGCATCTTCTCGGCGCCGCTGTTTATCTGGTTGCTGCTCAACGATTGGATGAATGCGGCTCTCTGGCTGTTCCTGGTTGCGGGCGTCACCGATGCGGTGGATGGCTTTATCGCCAAGCGCTTTGGCTTGCAGACCGAACTGGGCGCCTATCTGGATCCTCTGGCGGACAAGCTTCTGCTCCTTTCAGGTTTTATCACCCTGAGCGTGATCGATGTGATGCCGTTGTGGATGACGCTGCTGGTGGTGACGCGGGATCTGGTCATTGTCGGCGGCGCGCTGGTGTATCAACTGGCCACCGGCGCGTTGCGCATGGAGCCGCTGATTATCAGCAAGCTCAATACCGTGGCGCAGATCACCCTGTTGGTGGCGGTGCTGGCGGAGCAGGCGTTTGGCGCGTTTGAGTGGCTGTTTACGCCACTGCTGATTTTTGCCGCCCTCACTACCGCTGCCTCCGGGTTGGCTTACACCATCGAGTGGACCCGCCGCGCCACCTCGTCTGATCCGGGGGGCGCGCCATGA